A single genomic interval of Spinacia oleracea cultivar Varoflay chromosome 6, BTI_SOV_V1, whole genome shotgun sequence harbors:
- the LOC110778402 gene encoding remorin: protein MGEEELKKVEEEKVENVEETSKDVAEEKSLIPVSDHKDSDFKPSSADEKAIVPVTIPPPPPQPEKKPSGGSIDRDVVMAQVEQDKKLALVKAWEESEKSKAENKACKKLSDIESWEKTKKATIEAQLRQIEEKLEKKKAEYAEKMKNKVAEVHKLAEEKKAMVEAAKGEELLKAEECAAKYRVTGNIPKKLLGCF from the exons atGGGTGAAGAAGAGCTGAAGAAAGTAGAAGAAGAGAAAGTTGAAAATGTTGAAGAAACTTCAAAAGATGTTGCTGAAGAAAAGAGTTTGATTCCTGTTTCTGATCACAAAGATTCTGACTTCAAGCCTTCCTCTGCTGATGAaa AGGCTATAGTACCAGTAACAATACCTCCACCACCTCCACAACCTGAGAAAAAACCTTCAGGAGGTTCAATTGACAGAG ATGTTGTGATGGCACAAGTTGAGCAGGATAAGAAATTGGCCCTTGTCAAAGCATGGGAAGAAAGTGAGAAATCCAAGGCAGAAAACAA GGCATGTAAAAAGCTGTCAGACATAGAATCTTGGGAAAAGACCAAGAAAGCAACAATAGAAGCTCAACTCAGACAAATTGAG GAAAAGTTGGAGAAAAAGAAGGCAGAATACGCGGAGAAGATGAAAAACAAGGTGGCAGAAGTTCACAAATTAGCTGAAGAAAAGAAAGCAATGGTTGAAGCTGCAAAAGGAGAAGAACTTCTGAAAGCAGAAGAATGTGCTGCTAAATACCGTGTTACTGGCAACATACCCAAGAAGCTCCTTGGATGCTTTTAG